ATTCTTGTGATAAAGCCATACAGAATTTTGGCGATGTGGAGTTTATGGGGGTAGACGATGCAATTGTTAAAATTAACATGGCTTCTGTTTATCCAGACGATCGTTATATGTATGTAAAGTTTGATGGCCAGCGTGTTACGCCGCTTATCCGGGGCAGAGAGCCTTTTCCAGGGGGCGGTTATAATACCCGCGGTGATTCTCGTCCGGACTTTCTGAAATGGAAATCGGGCTCTGTTAATGTGCAGGTTGGACTGCCTTATAAGACGGATAGTGGTTTGGATTCTATCATATTATACCAATCTACGGTGAAGTTTGAGGCGGGTAAGCGTTATACGCTTCATGTGACGGATACGGCAAAAAATACCAGAATGATTTTGAATGAAGAAGATTTGACTCGTCCAGATAGTACACAGGCGCGCTACCGTTTTACAAATCTAATGCCTAATGTGGAAGCTATAGATCTCTACTATGGCGCTGCCGCAACATCCTCCGAGCCGACACAGGACTCA
The genomic region above belongs to Sphingobacterium zeae and contains:
- a CDS encoding DUF4397 domain-containing protein, with protein sequence MKSLKIILGACLFLFGFYSCDKAIQNFGDVEFMGVDDAIVKINMASVYPDDRYMYVKFDGQRVTPLIRGREPFPGGGYNTRGDSRPDFLKWKSGSVNVQVGLPYKTDSGLDSIILYQSTVKFEAGKRYTLHVTDTAKNTRMILNEEDLTRPDSTQARYRFTNLMPNVEAIDLYYGAAATSSEPTQDSLVAKNVKYLETSPYFELNRITTRTWKIRRAGSPITNASVLASYSNAGAILDRRSYTVYALGYEGFTSTIMKPYVSFFLIR